The window AGCTAAATATGCTGCCATTGAGAGCCATCCAAAGTCATTAAATTTATCAGCATGTTTATTAGCTCCGCCTACAGAATTTTTCAAAAAGAATATTCTTATCTCATCTCTCAGCTCAAAAACACGTGACACAACTTTGCCACGAGATAACCAACGTACTTCAGCATGCAATAACAACTGCTTGTGAATGCTTCCCATTTCTTCACAAATCATTCCGAAAATACGGGAATTTAGAGGCCtcgctttaataaaattcactaCCTGCACTATGTCATCTAacactgtttttaatttttctggcATATTTTTAGCAGCTAATGCCTCTCTATGAATGCAGCAATGATGCCAGACAATAGATGGATTCATCTTCTTTACGCGCGCCTGAAGTCCTATTCGTGTACCGGTCATAGCTCGAGCACCATCGGTACTAACCGCCACACATTTATCCCACGGTATTTCATGAGTGGACATAAATTTGTTCAATACTTCAAAAATAGCTTCACCTGTAGTATGCGAAGGCAGAGGCATACAGAATAATAAATCCTCATTTATACCGTCGTTGTGTTCGTAACGAACATATGCAAGCAAGTTTGCATCATTGCTAATATCTGTGCTCTCATCTAATTGCAAAGCATAAAATGGGCTCGCTTTAACGTTCAAAATCAACTGCTCTTTAACATTTCCTGACATTTCATCAATTCTACTCTTCACTGTACTGTTTGATAACGATATTATGTCCAATTCCTTGGAAGCTTTGTCTCCCAACATAGCAGAAACCATAATTTTAGCGCACGGTAATATTAATTCTTCGGCGATGGTGTGAGGCTTACCACTTTTTGCAACTAACAAGGATACTTGGTAAGACGCTAATACAGCATTTTCGTTATTGGTCCCAGTAGCAGTCTTCATCATTGTTTTTTTGCTTCGCTCTAATTCCGAAGCTTTAATTTGGAAAAAGGATTTAGATTTCTCACGAAGATCTTGGTGTTTTGTTTCTAAATGACGTCGGAGTTTGGCCGGTTTCATTGACTCATTCGACAAAACTTCGTAGCATATGACGCACTGAGGTCTTTCTTCGCCGTTTAAATTGGTACTTGTGAAACCGAAAGCTAAGTATTCGTTGCAAAACTTTCGACGTTTAACCTTTGAAGTCGAAGATTTTTCATTTGCTTCGTCTGAAGCGGAATCATTTGATTTTAACCAGCGTTTCATTGTCACAAATAGTCACAATCACTTTaaaaacgtaacgtaacgtCTCCAACGCAACacaacacaaaacaaaacaatgcagGCGCAAGCACACAACACAAATGATTACTCGGCGCTAGTGTCAGGCGCGGGCGGTGCGGGGAGAGTTATAGCCTGCACGCACATTTCGGACTTCACTTCAGTCTCGGACACCGTCGCTGGCGCACGTTCGCCATGCTAAAAGCGTAGCGATTACGAGAGACttttagttacatttatttgttattattaaatggtcCATAGATGAGACTACGGACCCCCATACCTATACTCGCGGACCCCCAAGGGTCCGCGGACCACAGGTTAAGAAACAATGATATAGATTATAACTTGTAATCATAATAGTGaccacttaaaattattttgcaaacttacaaaatctttttttttataatgcaatattttacatcttttaaaattgtatggATATTTTAATTGGTGTTAGTAATTATGAATGAAACATTAAGCacttattataatcaattttgtttacagTTAGGGTTCATCAAATAATTGTAAcatctcttattttttttgaGCGAATGTCAGAGAGCAGCCCTATCGTTAATGCAAGCtgcatttgtaaaattataattaataaggtccaattcaaaattgttttgtCAAGTTATTAAGGATGTTTCATTCCGTATTTCTCGATAACTGTGTTATATATCAAAAATGTATGGGGGAGTTACTTCAAAACAATACAACAGTTCCAAACCGGTCATGCTCTTTCCGCGTAATTAgtgtcatatataaaaatatagcattcGTTCGGCAAAAtataagcttatttttttactttgatttcAACCATGTGTGT is drawn from Vanessa cardui chromosome Z, ilVanCard2.1, whole genome shotgun sequence and contains these coding sequences:
- the LOC124543447 gene encoding zinc finger BED domain-containing protein 5-like; translated protein: MKRWLKSNDSASDEANEKSSTSKVKRRKFCNEYLAFGFTSTNLNGEERPQCVICYEVLSNESMKPAKLRRHLETKHQDLREKSKSFFQIKASELERSKKTMMKTATGTNNENAVLASYQVSLLVAKSGKPHTIAEELILPCAKIMVSAMLGDKASKELDIISLSNSTVKSRIDEMSGNVKEQLILNVKASPFYALQLDESTDISNDANLLAYVRYEHNDGINEDLLFCMPLPSHTTGEAIFEVLNKFMSTHEIPWDKCVAVSTDGARAMTGTRIGLQARVKKMNPSIVWHHCCIHREALAAKNMPEKLKTVLDDIVQVVNFIKARPLNSRIFGMICEEMGSIHKQLLLHAEVRWLSRGKVVSRVFELRDEIRIFFLKNSVGGANKHADKFNDFGWLSMAAYLADIFNALNELNLGLQGRDNNIFQVEDKIETMLKKIDLWTNRTIKQNYNHFPTLAAFLESSGEATLSTQVQDEMIKHLRTLRSSFRNYFPVPDKNKTWIVDPFNTDVTDIIGLTTVQENQLIEISCDSALKRTFKEFSLSSFWLNVKKDYKEISEEALKHLLLFSTTYLCEKAFSALVYTKNKYRNRLHVESDLRLQLNSNINPNITNLVAKKQHQPSH